gtatacgaggcaagcactcttgccactaggccatatccccaccccttcttcattttttttttttttttttttggccagtcctgggccttggactcagggcctgagcactgtccctggcttcttcccgctcaaggctagcactctgccacttgagccacggcgccgcttctggccgttttctgtatatgtggtgctggggaatcgaacctagggcctcgtgtatcggaggcaggcactcttgccactaggctatatccccagcccattcattttttttttttttaacaccagtTTGAACACACAACCTCAACTTTTGCTTGGCTATTTCTGTGCAACGAtgagtctgccacttgagccgcacctcacACTGCTCACAGTTCACTGGTTGTTTTGCAGCTAGAGtttcctggattggctttgaattgcagcctcccccccccccatgcccggcccgccccaccccaTCTCAAATACCTGagactctcctcctcccctcctctctctgaaATTCACCTTAGATGAGACAGTGGTGGGTGGATATACGTTTGTTTGACGCTGGatttcctttcctgccctggtgggTGGTACCAATTACTCCTCGCTCAACAGTTTCACATCCATGTGCCCTTGACCTTCCTGCACATAGGAAGGCTGTCAATTGAAGGAGACACGGGAATCAAATGTGGGAGACCCTTTAAGGGGACTTGGGCAGACCCAGCGCCCCCAAACAGCCCCCATTCCTGCCAGCTCCTGGGGATGCCAAGGAGGGCTAGAAACTCAAGAAACTGATGGAGGGGAGGCTGTCAGCAGGGCCAGTGGACAGGCCAGCCAGGTGGGCTTGGGGAAGCAGGACGGGTGGCATTTGcaaaaggaggaaagggggagccAGTCATAGCATTGAGGGGTTTCCTGTGCTGGGGCATCTGTGAGACACTGGAGATGAAGGCTGAAGCCTCCAGAGCAATGGGAGACGTGGCCAGGGCAGGACCCCAGAAAGGCCATGAAAATTCACCAGGAGGTGATGGTGGGAAGGCGGTGGCCCAGGGGAAGACGGATGCTCCTTGCCACCCAGGATGCAGGCAGGTTGGGGAAGCAGGGGAAATGGCGGTATGCAGGGAGGGGTAGGAGATGATGAGGCTTGATGTCAGGTGAGGGTGAGGTGCAGGTGAGGTGAAGGGAGCAGACCACAGGATTTTCTGGAGAGGCAGAGGCTTGCGGTGATAGAAAGGAGACAGGATCCTGGGCCTCAGGGAGGCCGGCCTCGGTAGCCAAGCCTCGcaggccctgcctccctcctccagcgAGTGTGCCCCGCGGTGTGCCAGCCCCTGTGGTGTCACCACACCTTAGGTGGGAAGCAGAGGGTATGTGCAGGGATGACCGGTGTCTCTTCCCCGTCCCTGGCCAGCCAGCGTGGTCCCAGCAGCACACAGCACACTGAAAGGGCTTCAGTGATATTTATTTCTCTGAGATCACACTCGTTGACAGCGGAAGATCTCCTTGTCACACACAGGACATGAGTGGCTCACCTCCATGCAGCTTGACTTGCAGCACGGGAGAAAGCAGCAACCCAGGAAACACCTGTGAGAAGAGGCCATTCTCTGTCCTAGACCTCGTCCACCTCTGGGTACCTAAAGATAGGCCTGGGGATCCCGCCATCTCCAAGGCAAGAATGTTGGCCACCATTGGGTGGTATCTATCACCTCTTCTCTTCGTCATCCTGAGAGACACCAGCCAGGAGGTACAGGGCTTCCTCTGAGGATGCTAACTGACCACGCCCATGGGGGGCGGGACATCCTGTGGGCCAGGTACCACTTGTCTTCTGCACACCCTCCCTAAGATGCCCATCCTACTGTGGGAGGCCagcacccccacccacccagcaggGCTCTCCACTGGGTGCTCAGGGCCTCCGTGGTTCCCAAGGACTAGCCACTTACGCGAGCACAATGATGCTAGAGCACACGATCCAGGAGAGTAATCCTGGGACAGGGGTGGCCACCGTGACAATGTAGTTCCCACAGTAAGGACAGACCACCTGAGTGGGTATGCAGATCACCACCTTCCGCAGGCCGCCATATAGacctgaggggagggaggggggtcagACCAGGTCCTCTAAGTCCTCAGAACACTATTCCCACACCTGCCAGTCCACACTGGCTGACGTCCCCCCACCAGCGCTGGTCCCCACCACCCTGACATCCCCCCACTGTGGCATCGAATCTGCAAGTTGTTGCTTTAAGTTCCTGAGGCCAACTAGATGGGTCCCCATGTCTGCCCAACCTGCCCATctgtctcagggacttccctagTCTAGGACCCCGGCCTAGGCGAGGACAGGAGCCAGGATACTCACAGAGTGCCCTGCACATCCTAACACAGGGCAGACCTTCCACTGGCTCATTAAGTTAGCAAGGACTTatctccaagtccttcaattAAATACCCAGGCTGGAATGTGGCTCATGGGTGAGTGTATCAAATCTGGGGCTCTCCCCAAGACCGCCAAAGAAAACCCAACACAGGCAAATTCAGTGCACTTTAGTGTTCTGACCCACGTGCTTCAGGTATGGGCCAGGTGAATCACACTGAGTTGGGTGTGGAGCTTAGAGAGGGAGGGGCCCTGAGATTTGGAGTGTGCCATGTCCCCAGTTGATGGGAAAGTAAGGCAAGAAGGACTAAGTGTGGGTGGTGAGGACTCAGGCCCTTTCCAGCATGTGGCTGCCCTCTAGGAATCGTTGGCTAAGAGTTCCCAGGGTCCATGTGATAGATAGAGGCCTGGCCCTCATGGTGGTGCTATTGGGAGGTGCCGGGGTTTCAGGATGTGAATCTTTGTGGGAGGTATTTGGTCACTGGGGGTGTGGCCTCGAAGGGACTGGAAGCCAATGGAGTCTCAGGAGGTGGGGCTATGTGGGAGGTGCTTAGGTCATTGTGGGCGTGTTTTTGGAGGCACTGTGGGATCAGAGTCTGCTGCTCCCAAGAAGCCCAAAGCAAGAGGGGCTGTTGGATCTTGACTTGAGCTCCCAGATCTGGAAGTCAAAGTCAAACCCTTCCACTATAAGTTAAGAACCTCAATAACTTCCCTGTGGTTTGGGAAGCTGACTAATGTCCAGTGCATCCAGGCAATTCTCAGAGTACTTGAGAATCTCTTGGGAAGCCTGTTGACAACTCCCAAATCCCAGGCCCCACCAGGGGCTGTGCATTCCCCTCCTGTGT
This genomic stretch from Perognathus longimembris pacificus isolate PPM17 chromosome 23, ASM2315922v1, whole genome shotgun sequence harbors:
- the Litafd gene encoding lITAF domain-containing protein; its protein translation is MGPGPQKSSEGQRGADHKEAACSEAATRQPAVKASEPAKPQSTSGLYGGLRKVVICIPTQVVCPYCGNYIVTVATPVPGLLSWIVCSSIIVLACFLGCCFLPCCKSSCMEVSHSCPVCDKEIFRCQRV